Proteins encoded together in one Dechloromonas sp. HYN0024 window:
- a CDS encoding peptidase U32 family protein, which yields MTSLPDLVCPAGSLPALKAAVDNGADAVYLGFKNDTNARNFAGLNFDAKTMAEGIRYAHGKGREILMAINTFPQAGRVGDWQKAVDAAVDQGVDAIILADIGLLDYARQRHPQQRLHLSVQGSATSYEAINFCQCEFGIRRAVLPRVLTLAQVENVIKNTTVEIEVFGFGSLCVMNEGRCWLSSYACGESPNTVGACSPAKYVKWDKQPGAMETRLNGILIDRFGDEEPAGYPTLCKGRFDVEGDTYYALEEPTSLNVLSILPEILKIGVRAIKVEGRQRSPTYVAQVTKTLRAALDSLRDGSERFHVKPAWQAELSKVSEGSQATLGAYSRPWR from the coding sequence ATGACTTCCCTGCCCGATCTCGTCTGTCCCGCCGGCAGCCTGCCGGCCCTCAAGGCTGCCGTCGATAACGGCGCCGATGCCGTTTATCTCGGCTTCAAGAACGATACCAACGCACGCAATTTCGCCGGCCTCAATTTTGACGCCAAGACCATGGCCGAAGGCATCCGTTATGCCCACGGAAAGGGTCGCGAGATCCTCATGGCGATCAATACTTTTCCTCAGGCCGGCCGGGTTGGCGACTGGCAAAAGGCCGTCGATGCGGCAGTCGATCAGGGCGTGGACGCGATCATCCTGGCCGATATCGGGCTGCTCGATTACGCCCGCCAGCGCCACCCGCAACAGCGCCTGCATCTCTCGGTGCAGGGTTCGGCCACCAGCTATGAGGCCATCAACTTCTGCCAGTGCGAATTCGGTATCCGTCGCGCCGTGCTGCCGCGTGTCCTGACGCTGGCCCAGGTTGAAAACGTCATCAAAAACACCACCGTCGAAATCGAAGTTTTCGGCTTCGGCAGCCTTTGTGTCATGAATGAAGGCCGTTGCTGGCTCTCCTCCTACGCCTGCGGCGAATCGCCAAACACCGTCGGTGCCTGTTCGCCAGCCAAATACGTCAAATGGGACAAACAGCCCGGCGCCATGGAAACGCGGCTCAATGGCATCCTCATCGACCGTTTCGGCGATGAGGAGCCTGCCGGTTACCCAACGCTGTGCAAGGGCCGCTTCGACGTCGAGGGCGACACCTACTACGCCCTGGAAGAGCCGACCAGCCTCAACGTCCTCTCCATCCTGCCGGAAATTCTCAAGATCGGCGTCCGGGCCATCAAGGTCGAAGGCCGTCAGCGCAGCCCGACCTATGTCGCCCAGGTGACCAAAACCCTGCGGGCCGCGCTCGACTCGCTGCGGGACGGGAGCGAACGCTTCCACGTCAAACCGGCCTGGCAAGCTGAACTGTCCAAGGTCTCCGAAGGCAGTCAGGCGACGCTTGGCGCCTACAGCCGGCCGTGGCGTTAA
- a CDS encoding septal ring lytic transglycosylase RlpA family protein, producing MIRWLAIFGLVLLAGCGSTPPAPTPGPAIGDSEKRPIAKAPTPTKKPTAVLKRGGGFYKDDGPADDIPDGLEDIPDAEPKWEPLHKPATKPYTVLGKEYVPNNSVKPYKVRGIASWYGKKFHGQKTSIGEPYDMFAMTAAHPTLALPSYVRVTSVQSGKSVIVRITDRGPFHADRVIDLSYTAAYKLGLINGGSGQVEVEAIVPGEATGTTYAQVSPARPSSSDSDQIEQLSRRMALEEKVPQPAPASPPAQTGSIKGIYLQLGAFASADNAENLKSHLMRELDWLTENMQVNPGGGMHRLQLGPYASRSDADRVAEKIRAALGYRPTVVNR from the coding sequence ATGATCCGCTGGCTTGCCATATTCGGCCTCGTATTGCTCGCTGGCTGCGGCAGCACGCCCCCCGCCCCGACACCGGGTCCGGCGATAGGCGACAGCGAAAAGCGACCCATCGCCAAAGCACCAACCCCGACCAAAAAGCCCACCGCCGTCCTCAAACGCGGTGGCGGCTTCTATAAGGATGATGGCCCGGCCGACGACATTCCGGATGGTCTGGAAGACATCCCCGATGCCGAGCCAAAATGGGAACCGCTGCACAAACCGGCGACCAAGCCCTACACCGTGCTCGGCAAGGAATACGTCCCGAACAACTCAGTCAAACCCTACAAGGTGCGCGGCATTGCCAGCTGGTACGGCAAGAAGTTTCATGGCCAAAAAACCTCCATCGGCGAACCCTACGACATGTTCGCCATGACCGCAGCGCACCCGACGCTGGCCCTGCCCTCCTACGTTCGGGTCACCAGCGTACAAAGCGGCAAATCGGTCATTGTCCGCATCACCGACCGCGGCCCCTTTCACGCTGATCGCGTCATCGATCTGTCCTACACCGCAGCTTACAAGCTCGGCCTAATCAATGGCGGCAGCGGCCAGGTCGAGGTCGAAGCGATCGTTCCCGGCGAAGCAACCGGCACTACGTATGCCCAGGTATCGCCGGCCCGACCGAGCAGTTCCGACAGCGACCAGATCGAGCAACTGTCTCGACGCATGGCGCTTGAAGAAAAAGTGCCCCAGCCCGCCCCGGCCAGCCCGCCGGCCCAGACCGGATCGATAAAAGGCATTTATCTGCAACTCGGTGCCTTTGCCAGCGCCGACAATGCCGAAAACCTGAAAAGCCACCTGATGCGCGAACTCGACTGGCTGACCGAAAACATGCAGGTCAATCCGGGCGGTGGCATGCATCGCCTGCAACTTGGTCCCTACGCCAGCCGTAGCGACGCCGACCGGGTAGCAGAAAAAATTCGTGCCGCGCTCGGCTATCGGCCGACCGTCGTCAACCGCTGA
- the rodA gene encoding rod shape-determining protein RodA — MIDIVGTLRRSWLQLIAHIDFPLLFIALAIMSVGLATVYSATYDGNQRVLSQLGNMGVAMTIMWFVSRLPPQKLMSFAIPIYVVGIVLLVAVFLFGIKVNGAKRWLSLGFTRIQPSEIMKIAMPLMLAWYFQKYEATLKFKHYVVAALLLLAPFALIAKQPDLGTALLVGSAGFYVIFFAGLPWKIIAGLMIAAGSAAPLIWSVMHDYQRKRILTLIDPTTDPLGAGYHIIQATIAIGSGGAIGKGYLNGTQTHLEFIPEKHTDFIFAVYSEEWGLLGNALLVFLYTLLIGRGLMIASAAPTLFSRLLAGAITLGFFTYAFINMGMVSGILPVVGVPLPFMSYGGTALVTLFLGLGILMSIHTHRMLVKK, encoded by the coding sequence ATGATCGACATCGTCGGTACCCTGCGTCGCAGCTGGCTACAGCTCATCGCCCACATCGACTTCCCTCTGCTCTTCATCGCCCTGGCCATCATGAGCGTTGGCCTGGCTACCGTCTATTCAGCCACCTACGACGGCAATCAGCGGGTCCTGTCGCAACTCGGCAACATGGGCGTGGCGATGACCATCATGTGGTTCGTTTCGCGGCTGCCACCGCAAAAGCTGATGAGCTTCGCCATCCCCATCTATGTGGTTGGCATCGTCCTGCTCGTCGCCGTCTTCCTCTTCGGCATCAAGGTCAATGGTGCCAAACGCTGGCTATCGCTCGGTTTTACCCGCATCCAGCCGTCGGAAATCATGAAGATCGCCATGCCGTTGATGCTCGCCTGGTATTTTCAGAAATACGAAGCGACGCTGAAGTTCAAACACTATGTCGTCGCCGCCCTCCTCCTGTTGGCCCCCTTCGCCCTGATCGCCAAGCAGCCCGACCTCGGTACCGCGCTACTCGTCGGCTCGGCCGGTTTCTACGTCATTTTCTTCGCCGGCTTGCCGTGGAAGATCATTGCTGGACTGATGATTGCTGCCGGCTCGGCTGCCCCGCTGATCTGGAGCGTCATGCACGACTACCAGCGCAAGCGCATCCTGACCCTGATCGACCCCACCACCGACCCGCTCGGCGCCGGCTACCACATCATCCAGGCAACCATCGCCATTGGCTCCGGCGGCGCCATTGGCAAGGGCTACCTGAACGGCACCCAGACCCACCTCGAATTCATCCCGGAAAAGCACACCGACTTCATTTTTGCCGTCTATTCGGAAGAATGGGGTCTGCTCGGCAACGCTCTGCTGGTTTTCCTGTACACCCTGCTCATCGGGCGCGGCCTGATGATCGCCTCGGCCGCACCGACGCTCTTCTCGCGTCTGCTCGCCGGTGCCATCACGCTCGGTTTCTTCACCTACGCCTTCATCAACATGGGCATGGTCAGCGGCATCCTGCCCGTGGTTGGCGTCCCCCTGCCCTTCATGAGCTATGGCGGCACGGCGCTGGTCACGCTGTTCCTCGGTCTGGGCATTCTGATGTCGATCCACACCCACCGGATGCTGGTCAAAAAATGA